A portion of the Apis mellifera strain DH4 linkage group LG6, Amel_HAv3.1, whole genome shotgun sequence genome contains these proteins:
- the LOC552272 gene encoding 40S ribosomal protein S23: MGKPRGLRTARKHVNHRRDQRWNDKDYKKAHLGTRWKANPFGGASHAKGIVLEKVGVEAKQPNSAIRKCVRVQLIKNGKKITAFVPRDGCLNNIEENDEVLVAGFGRKGHAVGDIPGVRFKVVKVANVSLLALYKEKKERPRS; the protein is encoded by the exons ATGG gtAAACCGCGTGGTCTTCGTACTGCACGTAAGCATGTAAATCACAGACGCGATCAACGTTGGAatgataaagattataaaaaagctCATTTGGGTACAAGGTGGAAGGCCAATCCATTCGGTGGTGCTTCTCATGCAAAGGGTATTGTATTAGAAAAAGT TGGCGTAGAAGCGAAACAGCCGAATTCTGCTATCCGTAAATGCGTACgagtacaattaattaaaaatggcaAGAAAATTACAGCTTTTGTACCTAGAGACggttgtttaaataatattgaggaAAATGATGAAGTTTTAGTCGCAGGATTTGGTCGTAAAGGTCATGCTGTAGGTGATATTCCAGGAGTTCGATTCAAAGTAGTGAAAGTTGCTAATGTTTCATTACTTGCactttataaagaaaagaaagagcgaCCTAGATCATAG